From the genome of Planctomycetia bacterium:
ATCGCGCCATAGCACCTTGCCAACGGGGTTGATGCAGGAGATGACCCCTTTGTCTTCCCACAGAAACGCCAACTCGCCGTTGGTGACCGGCGTCGGCACGTAGGGAACTTTGCCTTCGATCCGAAAAACCTCTTCGGCCGGTTGACCGTCTGTCGGAGGACGCACGCCGACCACGTAGTTGCCACCCTGGCCCGATCCGCAACTGCCGAGAATCACGTCGCCGAACACCACCGGCGAGTTACAGGTACGGAGCTTAAAGCAGTTGTGCTCCCACAACGTACGGCCGGTGAGCGGATCCTGCCCGGTGATGCCGTGCGCCGTGCTAATGAAAATCAACTGAGGTTTGCCACCCGGACCTTGATAAACGCACGGCGTGGAATACGAGACCATGTTGGCGACGCGCGGCGTGCGCCAACGATCGCTGCCGGTCGCGGCGTCGACGGCCAGCAGAAAACTTGGCCCATCTTGCTCGTTGTTGAGAATGACCAGGTCTTCGTAGACCATCGGCGAAGTGCCGGAGCTGTGCTGTCCGGCGAAAGGACCAAGATCGCGTTGCCAAACGTCCTGGCCGTCGTGATCGAGGGCCAGCAACGTGTAATGTTCCGGCGTCGACCAGGAAAGATAGACATGATCCTGGTCGACGGCCGGCGTGCTGCTGGCAAAACTGTTCCGCGCATGTTTGTCATGCACCTCGGACGGAAAGTCTCGCTGCCAGAGAATGCGGCCATCGCTCACGGCCAGGCATAACGCATGGCGCAGCGCGGTGTGTTCATCGGCGCTGGTGATGAACACCCGGTCGCCCCAAATCACCGGCGCCGAATGTCCGATGCCCAGCAGATCGACCCGCCAATTAAAGTCGTTTTCCGTCCAGGTCGTCGGGACGGTCGAATCCTCGCTGACCCCCGCGCCGTTGGGGCCCCGGAAGCGGGTCCATTCCTGCGCCGGCGCGGACGTGACCAAGGCCAGCAGACAACACAAGG
Proteins encoded in this window:
- a CDS encoding PQQ-binding-like beta-propeller repeat protein is translated as MLRCFLTLCCLLALVTSAPAQEWTRFRGPNGAGVSEDSTVPTTWTENDFNWRVDLLGIGHSAPVIWGDRVFITSADEHTALRHALCLAVSDGRILWQRDFPSEVHDKHARNSFASSTPAVDQDHVYLSWSTPEHYTLLALDHDGQDVWQRDLGPFAGQHSSGTSPMVYEDLVILNNEQDGPSFLLAVDAATGSDRWRTPRVANMVSYSTPCVYQGPGGKPQLIFISTAHGITGQDPLTGRTLWEHNCFKLRTCNSPVVFGDVILGSCGSGQGGNYVVGVRPPTDGQPAEEVFRIEGKVPYVPTPVTNGELAFLWEDKGVISCINPVGKVLWRDRVDGNFSGSPIRVGNYLYCLAEDGDCFVLEAGPKFNLVARNPTGEVSRSTPSVAGGVLYLRTDSHLISLGGR